A window of the Salvelinus fontinalis isolate EN_2023a chromosome 26, ASM2944872v1, whole genome shotgun sequence genome harbors these coding sequences:
- the zgc:171422 gene encoding zinc finger protein ZFMSA12A isoform X2, protein MESPFPLPSLGLLVPPLRMMSAVMWQVVRQGNTKHYGKLEEFVSMVTEVVPDLLSNRQRWLLILALRGRVTLELFRSGHPDDLKAVETHLDRITASGLKQSNDAAIEFAESNFLKLIQSLVEDPDRREHFFKVVFPVEYGPNFDSSLQTLVCHFLSRLEELLPVPDFKQTALLISAAPSVLEDYMHCVSHGEDLKSLLQNQHCPGKLPKSVPSRTEDRLLVSLSFPPSLRLANASHHSARDSPPLEIRDYQGIMTDSLTGQWAESKASMDKNTGTDSVESQGAEGKDHLKERQRVKLKSEKGREAVVSEHQYSLSSTTAEHDPAPSVTAAASSGASPEQPRQRVAHKCPQCGRCFIYLYEMLEHQRLHTGENPYKCSQCGKTFRRSSEMSTHRRTQCSNAAYVCIKCGSSFGSVRERVRHRCSGSRRASGLGQAGQFECPQCGKIFKWHNSLKKHLVTHTTDKVFNCRYCGEGPFPGVAELRAHQKVHGAEDKPYKCKQCGKGFSSQVWQNNHEQRHSQERSKICPSCGKAFRCKGDLKLHMRTHTGERPYQCTYCTKRFSVNGNLTIHIRTHTGEKPFLCSDCGKAFCSAGELQIHRRTHTGERPYKCTVCEKGFTMASKVTLHMRVHTGVRPYICHECGKAFSRGAELKKHVLNHTGVRPYPCHLCSKTYTCLNHLKRHLKTHSASQSLDVSGGSTVA, encoded by the exons ATGG AATCCCCCTTTCCTCTgccctccctgggcctgctggtCCCTCCTCTCCGGATGATGTCAGCAGTTATGTGGCAGGTGGTGCGCCAGGGCAACACAAAGCATTATGGGAAGCTGGAGGAGTTTGTGTCCATGGTAACGGAGGTGGTTCCAGATCTCCTGTCCAACAGACAGAGGTGGCTGCTCATCCTGGCTCTAAGAGGACGG GTGACTCTGGAATTGTTCCGATCTGGACATCCCGATGACCTCAAGGCTGTTGAAACACACCTGGATAGAATCACAGCATCTGGTCTGAAACAG TCAAACGATGCCGCGATTGAATTTGCTGAATCCAACTTCCTGAAGCTGATCCAGAGCCTAGTGGAAGACCCAGATAGGAGGGAACACTTCTTCAAG GTGGTGTTCCCGGTGGAGTATGGTCCTAACTTTGACTCATCGCTGCAAACTCTGGTGTGCCACTTCCTGTCTAGACTGGAGGAGCTGCTGCCGGTACCAGACTTCAAACAG ACTGCGTTGTTgatcagtgctgccccctctgtTCTGGAGGACTACATGCACTGTGTCTCTCACGGAGAGGACCTGAAGTCTCTGCTACAGAACCAACACTGCCCCGGGAAGCTGCCCAAGAGCG TTCCCTCGAGGACAGAGGACCGTCTCCTCGTCTCGTtatccttccctccatcactgAGACTGGCCAATGCCTCGCACCACAGCGCCCGCGACAGCCCGCCCTTGGAGATCAGAGACTACCAGGGGATTATGACTGACAGTTTGACTGGCCAATGGGCTGAGTCAAAAGCAAGTATGGATAAAAATACTGGAACCGATTCAGTCGAAAGCCAAGGAGCTGAAGGAAAGGATCACCTGAAAGAGAGACAAAGGGTAAAATTGAAGTCTGAGAAAGGAAGAGAAGCAGTTGTCTCTGAGCACCAATACTCCCTGAGCAGCACGACAGCTGAACACGACCCGGCGCCATCAGTAACAGCAGCCGCCTCCTCCGGTGCGTCACCAGAGCAGCCGCGGCAACGCGTGGCCCACAAGTGTCCCCAATGTGGCCGTTGTTTCATCTACCTCTATGAGATGCTGGAGCACCAGAGACTCCACACGGGGGAGAACCCTTACAAGTGTTCCCAGTGCGGTAAGACCTTCAGACGGTCCTCGGAGATGTCCACCCATCGCCGGACCCAGTGCTCCAACGCTGCCTATGTCTGTATTAAATGTGGAAGCAGTTTTGGGTCGGTCAGGGAGCGGGTCAGGCACCGGTGTAGTGGCAGTAGACGGGCCAGCGGTTTGGGTCAGGCGGGCCAGTTCGAGTGTCCGCAGTGTGGGAAAATCTTCAAGTGGCACAACTCGTTAAAGAAACACCTGGTAACCCACACCACTGACAAGGTCTTCAACTGCAG GTACTGTGGGGAGGGGCCATTCCCAGGCGTGGCGGAGTTGAGGGCCCACCAAAAGGTCCACGGTGCAGAAGACAAACCTTACAAGTGTAAACAGTGTGGAAAGGGCTTCAGCTCACAG GTCTGGCAAAATAACCACGAGCAACGTCATTCCCAAGAGAGGTCCAAGATCTGCCCCAGCTGTGGAAAGGCCTTCCGGTGCAAAGGGGACCTGAAGCTCCACATGCGGACTCACACCGGCGAGAGGCCGTACCAGTGTACCTACTGCACCAAGCGGTTCTCTGTCAACGGAAACCTGACGATACACATCAGGACTCACACGGGGGAGAAACCTTTCCTCTGCTCTGACTGCGGCAAGGCCTTCTGCTCTGCGGGAGAGCTGCAGATCCACAGGAGAACACACACCGGGGAGAGACCGTACAAATGCACCGTCTGCGAGAAAGGTTTCACCATGGCCAGTAAGGTGACGCTTCACATGCGTGTACACACGGGAGTACGACCCTACATCTGCCACGAGTGTGGGAAGGCATTCTCTCGCGGTGCGGAGTTGAAGAAACACGTGCTGAACCACACCGGGGTGAGACCGTACCCCTGTCATCTCTGTTCGAAGACCTACACCTGTCTGAATCACCTGAAGAGACATTTAAAGACTCACTCCGCTTCCCAGTCGTTGGATGTGAGCGGTGGATCGACTGTAGCATAA
- the zgc:171422 gene encoding zinc finger protein ZFMSA12A isoform X1 yields the protein MAESPFPLPSLGLLVPPLRMMSAVMWQVVRQGNTKHYGKLEEFVSMVTEVVPDLLSNRQRWLLILALRGRVTLELFRSGHPDDLKAVETHLDRITASGLKQSNDAAIEFAESNFLKLIQSLVEDPDRREHFFKVVFPVEYGPNFDSSLQTLVCHFLSRLEELLPVPDFKQTALLISAAPSVLEDYMHCVSHGEDLKSLLQNQHCPGKLPKSVPSRTEDRLLVSLSFPPSLRLANASHHSARDSPPLEIRDYQGIMTDSLTGQWAESKASMDKNTGTDSVESQGAEGKDHLKERQRVKLKSEKGREAVVSEHQYSLSSTTAEHDPAPSVTAAASSGASPEQPRQRVAHKCPQCGRCFIYLYEMLEHQRLHTGENPYKCSQCGKTFRRSSEMSTHRRTQCSNAAYVCIKCGSSFGSVRERVRHRCSGSRRASGLGQAGQFECPQCGKIFKWHNSLKKHLVTHTTDKVFNCRYCGEGPFPGVAELRAHQKVHGAEDKPYKCKQCGKGFSSQVWQNNHEQRHSQERSKICPSCGKAFRCKGDLKLHMRTHTGERPYQCTYCTKRFSVNGNLTIHIRTHTGEKPFLCSDCGKAFCSAGELQIHRRTHTGERPYKCTVCEKGFTMASKVTLHMRVHTGVRPYICHECGKAFSRGAELKKHVLNHTGVRPYPCHLCSKTYTCLNHLKRHLKTHSASQSLDVSGGSTVA from the exons ATGG cAGAATCCCCCTTTCCTCTgccctccctgggcctgctggtCCCTCCTCTCCGGATGATGTCAGCAGTTATGTGGCAGGTGGTGCGCCAGGGCAACACAAAGCATTATGGGAAGCTGGAGGAGTTTGTGTCCATGGTAACGGAGGTGGTTCCAGATCTCCTGTCCAACAGACAGAGGTGGCTGCTCATCCTGGCTCTAAGAGGACGG GTGACTCTGGAATTGTTCCGATCTGGACATCCCGATGACCTCAAGGCTGTTGAAACACACCTGGATAGAATCACAGCATCTGGTCTGAAACAG TCAAACGATGCCGCGATTGAATTTGCTGAATCCAACTTCCTGAAGCTGATCCAGAGCCTAGTGGAAGACCCAGATAGGAGGGAACACTTCTTCAAG GTGGTGTTCCCGGTGGAGTATGGTCCTAACTTTGACTCATCGCTGCAAACTCTGGTGTGCCACTTCCTGTCTAGACTGGAGGAGCTGCTGCCGGTACCAGACTTCAAACAG ACTGCGTTGTTgatcagtgctgccccctctgtTCTGGAGGACTACATGCACTGTGTCTCTCACGGAGAGGACCTGAAGTCTCTGCTACAGAACCAACACTGCCCCGGGAAGCTGCCCAAGAGCG TTCCCTCGAGGACAGAGGACCGTCTCCTCGTCTCGTtatccttccctccatcactgAGACTGGCCAATGCCTCGCACCACAGCGCCCGCGACAGCCCGCCCTTGGAGATCAGAGACTACCAGGGGATTATGACTGACAGTTTGACTGGCCAATGGGCTGAGTCAAAAGCAAGTATGGATAAAAATACTGGAACCGATTCAGTCGAAAGCCAAGGAGCTGAAGGAAAGGATCACCTGAAAGAGAGACAAAGGGTAAAATTGAAGTCTGAGAAAGGAAGAGAAGCAGTTGTCTCTGAGCACCAATACTCCCTGAGCAGCACGACAGCTGAACACGACCCGGCGCCATCAGTAACAGCAGCCGCCTCCTCCGGTGCGTCACCAGAGCAGCCGCGGCAACGCGTGGCCCACAAGTGTCCCCAATGTGGCCGTTGTTTCATCTACCTCTATGAGATGCTGGAGCACCAGAGACTCCACACGGGGGAGAACCCTTACAAGTGTTCCCAGTGCGGTAAGACCTTCAGACGGTCCTCGGAGATGTCCACCCATCGCCGGACCCAGTGCTCCAACGCTGCCTATGTCTGTATTAAATGTGGAAGCAGTTTTGGGTCGGTCAGGGAGCGGGTCAGGCACCGGTGTAGTGGCAGTAGACGGGCCAGCGGTTTGGGTCAGGCGGGCCAGTTCGAGTGTCCGCAGTGTGGGAAAATCTTCAAGTGGCACAACTCGTTAAAGAAACACCTGGTAACCCACACCACTGACAAGGTCTTCAACTGCAG GTACTGTGGGGAGGGGCCATTCCCAGGCGTGGCGGAGTTGAGGGCCCACCAAAAGGTCCACGGTGCAGAAGACAAACCTTACAAGTGTAAACAGTGTGGAAAGGGCTTCAGCTCACAG GTCTGGCAAAATAACCACGAGCAACGTCATTCCCAAGAGAGGTCCAAGATCTGCCCCAGCTGTGGAAAGGCCTTCCGGTGCAAAGGGGACCTGAAGCTCCACATGCGGACTCACACCGGCGAGAGGCCGTACCAGTGTACCTACTGCACCAAGCGGTTCTCTGTCAACGGAAACCTGACGATACACATCAGGACTCACACGGGGGAGAAACCTTTCCTCTGCTCTGACTGCGGCAAGGCCTTCTGCTCTGCGGGAGAGCTGCAGATCCACAGGAGAACACACACCGGGGAGAGACCGTACAAATGCACCGTCTGCGAGAAAGGTTTCACCATGGCCAGTAAGGTGACGCTTCACATGCGTGTACACACGGGAGTACGACCCTACATCTGCCACGAGTGTGGGAAGGCATTCTCTCGCGGTGCGGAGTTGAAGAAACACGTGCTGAACCACACCGGGGTGAGACCGTACCCCTGTCATCTCTGTTCGAAGACCTACACCTGTCTGAATCACCTGAAGAGACATTTAAAGACTCACTCCGCTTCCCAGTCGTTGGATGTGAGCGGTGGATCGACTGTAGCATAA